The following proteins are co-located in the Agromyces laixinhei genome:
- a CDS encoding amidase, whose translation MTSLHDHTAFELHQMLQRGEVTPVELAEHYLARIERLNPEVGAFAAVTPDAAIERARRVTAEVPKTAPLWGLPLADKDLHLRAGVPARFGSRAFTDFVPDASDELVQAVDTAGAVSLGKSQAPEFGLPSYTEGVGVPPTRNPWNLSLGAGGSSGGAAAAVASGMLPFAPGSDGGGSIRIPAASCGLVGVKPSRGRVSAGSGLTGLAGLGVSGPLARTVADAALLLDGLIAPSGYPAAHRFAVRAPGDDGPYLGAAMRHEGRFQLGVMTDSPWDESYDIVIDPEARSALDVAIESLEALGHGLEAMAPEPEPGYPEAFRTIWQAGAATIPVDGEREALLEPLTRWLLARGRALPARQLAEALAWLTGFEERIIRRFAAYDAVLTPALALTPRPVGWYDADDGERNFAQQVQFTPFTSFVNVAGLPAITVPVSETDGGVPMGVQLIGRPGGEATLFAIAAQLEGRVRRSRRHPELW comes from the coding sequence ATGACGTCGCTGCATGATCACACCGCGTTCGAGCTGCACCAGATGCTGCAGCGAGGCGAGGTCACCCCCGTCGAACTGGCCGAGCACTACCTCGCCCGCATCGAACGGCTGAACCCCGAGGTCGGCGCGTTCGCGGCCGTGACACCCGATGCCGCGATCGAGCGGGCGCGCCGGGTGACCGCAGAGGTGCCGAAGACGGCGCCGCTGTGGGGGCTTCCGCTCGCAGACAAAGACCTGCACCTCCGCGCCGGCGTGCCGGCCCGGTTCGGCTCCCGTGCATTCACCGACTTCGTTCCGGATGCCTCAGACGAACTCGTGCAGGCGGTCGACACGGCAGGCGCGGTCAGCCTCGGCAAATCGCAGGCACCGGAGTTCGGACTGCCCTCCTACACCGAAGGGGTGGGCGTGCCGCCCACCCGCAACCCGTGGAACCTCTCGCTCGGCGCCGGCGGCTCGAGCGGGGGCGCGGCTGCGGCCGTGGCATCCGGAATGCTGCCCTTCGCACCCGGATCCGACGGCGGCGGTTCGATCCGCATCCCGGCCGCCTCGTGCGGGCTCGTGGGGGTCAAGCCCTCGCGCGGGCGTGTGTCGGCGGGCTCGGGCCTGACCGGCCTGGCAGGACTCGGCGTGTCGGGGCCGCTCGCCCGCACGGTCGCCGATGCCGCGCTGCTTCTCGACGGCCTCATCGCACCGTCGGGGTACCCTGCGGCGCACCGTTTCGCAGTACGAGCGCCGGGCGACGACGGGCCGTACCTCGGCGCGGCGATGCGCCACGAGGGCCGCTTTCAGCTCGGGGTCATGACCGACTCGCCGTGGGATGAGTCCTACGACATCGTGATCGACCCCGAGGCGCGCTCGGCGCTCGACGTCGCCATCGAGTCACTCGAGGCGCTCGGTCACGGCCTGGAGGCGATGGCGCCCGAGCCAGAGCCCGGGTATCCCGAGGCGTTCCGCACGATCTGGCAAGCCGGTGCCGCGACGATTCCCGTCGACGGCGAACGTGAAGCGCTGCTCGAACCGCTGACCCGCTGGCTGCTCGCACGCGGCCGTGCGCTGCCGGCGCGGCAGCTCGCCGAGGCGCTCGCGTGGCTGACGGGCTTCGAGGAGCGGATCATTCGCCGGTTCGCCGCATACGACGCCGTGCTCACGCCCGCACTCGCACTCACACCGCGGCCGGTCGGTTGGTACGACGCCGACGACGGCGAGCGCAACTTCGCACAGCAGGTGCAGTTCACGCCGTTCACCTCCTTCGTGAACGTCGCGGGCCTGCCGGCGATCACGGTGCCCGTCTCGGAGACCGACGGCGGCGTGCCGATGGGCGTGCAGCTCATCGGCCGCCCGGGCGGGGAGGCGACCCTCTTCGCGATCGCCGCGCAGCTCGAAGGACGCGTGCGGCGGAGCCGGCGACATCCAGAGCTCTGGTGA
- a CDS encoding GNAT family N-acetyltransferase, which produces MLEEEYQERRVLPRHLRKAVPAETPFEYAIRDARATDLPAVREIYNHYVANSTVTFDEDAMTLREWRTKFAYLDRLGMPFIVAESPRGQLLGYALVSPWKQKRAYRFTVENSIYLGPAASGKGLGRVLLTELIERSKAAGLKEMIAVIADQGAEASIALHEKFGFVEIGRMGRVGFKFDRWLGTVLMQRSLK; this is translated from the coding sequence ATGCTCGAAGAGGAATACCAGGAGCGCCGTGTGCTGCCCCGGCACCTGCGGAAGGCCGTGCCGGCCGAGACCCCGTTCGAGTACGCGATTCGAGACGCCCGCGCGACCGATCTGCCGGCGGTGCGCGAGATCTACAACCACTACGTGGCCAACTCCACCGTCACCTTCGACGAAGACGCCATGACGCTTCGCGAGTGGAGGACGAAGTTCGCCTACCTCGACCGCCTCGGCATGCCGTTCATCGTCGCCGAGTCACCGAGAGGTCAGCTGCTCGGCTACGCGCTCGTGTCGCCGTGGAAGCAGAAGCGCGCCTACCGGTTCACGGTCGAGAACTCGATCTACCTCGGGCCCGCGGCCTCCGGCAAGGGGCTCGGCCGCGTGCTGCTCACCGAACTCATCGAGCGGTCGAAGGCGGCGGGCCTCAAGGAGATGATCGCGGTCATCGCCGATCAGGGGGCCGAGGCCTCGATCGCGCTGCATGAGAAGTTCGGTTTCGTCGAGATCGGACGCATGGGCAGGGTCGGCTTCAAGTTCGATCGCTGGCTCGGCACCGTGCTCATGCAGCGGTCGCTGAAGTAG
- a CDS encoding uracil-DNA glycosylase: protein MPRPIPLHELDELVAAGRLDAGWAGSLAAVTSDLAELDGFLQAEIAAGRGYLPAREHVLRAFRAPLAEVRVLVVGQDPYPTPGHPIGLAFAVDRHVRPLPRSLANISRELVDDLGAPALPHGDLTPWSRNGVMLLNRVLTVGPGASGSHRGRGWEQVTDHAIRTLVARDTPLVAILWGRDAQRLRPLFGDVPVIESAHPSPLSASRGFFGSRPFSRANALLESQGAAPVEWDLPA, encoded by the coding sequence GTGCCGCGGCCGATCCCGCTCCACGAGCTCGACGAGCTCGTGGCAGCCGGGCGCCTCGATGCCGGCTGGGCCGGGTCGCTCGCCGCGGTCACCTCCGACCTCGCCGAGCTCGACGGATTCCTTCAGGCCGAGATCGCCGCCGGGCGGGGGTACCTTCCGGCCCGCGAGCACGTGCTGCGCGCGTTCCGGGCGCCGCTCGCCGAGGTGCGCGTGCTCGTCGTCGGTCAGGACCCGTACCCCACGCCGGGGCATCCGATCGGCCTCGCGTTCGCGGTCGACCGGCATGTGCGCCCGCTGCCGCGGAGCCTCGCCAACATCTCGCGCGAGCTCGTCGACGACCTCGGCGCGCCTGCCCTGCCCCACGGCGACCTCACGCCGTGGAGCAGGAACGGGGTCATGCTGCTGAACCGTGTGCTGACGGTCGGGCCCGGTGCATCGGGCTCGCACCGCGGCCGGGGCTGGGAACAGGTCACCGACCACGCGATCCGCACGCTCGTCGCGCGCGACACACCCCTCGTGGCGATACTCTGGGGGCGCGACGCGCAGCGTCTGCGGCCGCTGTTCGGCGACGTGCCGGTCATCGAATCGGCGCACCCGAGCCCGCTCTCCGCGTCGCGGGGGTTCTTCGGGTCGAGGCCCTTCAGCCGCGCGAACGCCCTGCTCGAGTCACAGGGCGCGGCGCCGGTCGAGTGGGATCTGCCGGCGTGA
- a CDS encoding Type 1 glutamine amidotransferase-like domain-containing protein, with protein MSVHLLGGRAATAEDLALYAPFVAEAAARGNAAGRARPRIAVISLHPEAHEKAAELAGLLTAVDGDGIDVHATAGRPGQPVALSAIADVDGIAVGGGFVEEVRAGLEPLFGELRRQVADGVPYLGVSAGAMVAAEGSLGSGSRIGGVLVAPEEPAADGSAEPGQELEIESGIGLVDVAIEVHVAQRGMLSRLVAAVESGLISGGLGIDERTALIVGDGRLSAVGTGSVWRVLPTEGGVLVSTIGV; from the coding sequence ATGAGCGTGCACCTCTTGGGCGGCCGGGCGGCCACCGCAGAGGACCTCGCGTTGTACGCGCCGTTCGTCGCCGAGGCCGCCGCTCGGGGCAACGCAGCCGGCCGAGCCCGGCCGCGCATCGCCGTGATCTCGTTGCACCCCGAGGCGCACGAGAAGGCCGCGGAACTCGCAGGCCTCCTGACGGCGGTCGACGGCGATGGGATCGACGTGCACGCGACCGCAGGGCGGCCCGGTCAGCCGGTCGCGCTCAGCGCGATCGCCGACGTCGACGGCATCGCCGTCGGTGGCGGCTTCGTCGAAGAGGTGCGTGCCGGACTCGAACCGCTGTTCGGCGAGCTGCGCCGACAGGTCGCCGATGGGGTGCCCTACCTCGGCGTCTCGGCCGGCGCGATGGTCGCGGCGGAGGGCTCGCTCGGGAGCGGTTCGCGCATCGGCGGCGTGCTCGTGGCACCGGAGGAGCCGGCGGCCGACGGATCGGCGGAGCCGGGGCAGGAGCTCGAGATCGAGTCCGGGATCGGCTTGGTCGACGTCGCCATCGAGGTGCACGTCGCTCAGCGCGGCATGCTCTCCCGACTGGTCGCCGCCGTCGAATCCGGGCTCATCAGCGGCGGTCTCGGCATCGACGAACGCACGGCGTTGATCGTCGGCGACGGCCGTCTCAGCGCCGTGGGCACGGGCAGCGTCTGGCGAGTCCTGCCGACCGAGGGCGGCGTGCTGGTCTCCACGATCGGCGTCTGA
- a CDS encoding phosphoribosyltransferase, with product MTFDANDAAGGADGIRREILTWDEFGEAARSLASDVLRSGFQPDVVIAIARGGLLIAGAIAYALGTKACGSINVEFYTGIDERLPEPVLHPPMLDAPALAGKRVLLVDDVSDSGRTLAKVLALLTDEGAEVRTATLYTKSHTVLAPDFDYRRTDDWIVFPWSALPPVEVAEGAA from the coding sequence ATGACCTTCGATGCGAACGACGCCGCGGGAGGCGCCGACGGGATCCGCCGCGAGATCCTCACCTGGGATGAGTTCGGTGAGGCGGCGCGCTCGCTCGCGAGCGACGTGCTCCGGTCTGGCTTCCAGCCCGACGTCGTGATCGCCATCGCCCGTGGCGGACTGCTGATCGCCGGCGCGATCGCGTACGCCCTCGGCACCAAGGCGTGCGGCTCGATCAACGTCGAGTTCTATACGGGCATCGACGAGCGGCTGCCCGAGCCCGTGCTGCATCCGCCGATGCTCGATGCGCCCGCGCTCGCCGGCAAGCGAGTGCTGCTCGTCGACGACGTCTCCGACTCGGGACGCACCCTCGCGAAGGTGCTCGCCCTGCTCACCGACGAAGGCGCCGAGGTGCGCACCGCGACGCTCTACACGAAATCGCACACCGTGCTCGCGCCCGACTTCGACTACCGCCGCACCGATGACTGGATCGTCTTCCCCTGGTCGGCGCTGCCGCCCGTCGAGGTCGCAGAGGGCGCAGCATGA
- a CDS encoding potassium channel family protein, whose amino-acid sequence MTVADVAASPARTRWERVTATPLVVLGVLFIVAYSVVILMPATSGPLWSTLVVTLVAAWAVFIVDVLVRIVLTPTGGRWSFVWHHPVDVLSALIPLFRALRVLELLRQVPYLRRRTGAAVRTNIIVFALSYSIVFVYFVALATLAAERDAPGATITSFGEAIWWAIVTIATVGYGDTYPITIPGRIYAVLLMAGGIAIVGTASATIISLINERIGSARRGHDEGPPADGTV is encoded by the coding sequence ATGACCGTGGCCGACGTGGCGGCGTCGCCGGCGCGAACACGCTGGGAACGCGTCACCGCGACACCGCTCGTGGTGCTCGGCGTGCTCTTCATCGTCGCGTACTCCGTGGTGATTCTCATGCCGGCAACGTCGGGGCCGCTGTGGTCGACGCTCGTCGTGACGCTCGTGGCCGCGTGGGCGGTCTTCATCGTCGACGTGCTCGTGCGCATCGTGCTGACACCGACCGGCGGGCGATGGTCGTTCGTCTGGCACCACCCGGTGGATGTGCTCTCGGCGCTGATTCCGCTGTTCCGGGCGCTGCGTGTGCTCGAGCTCCTCCGGCAGGTGCCCTACCTGCGCCGCCGCACGGGCGCTGCGGTGCGCACGAACATCATCGTCTTCGCGCTCAGCTACTCGATCGTGTTCGTCTACTTCGTCGCGCTCGCGACGCTCGCGGCCGAGCGCGACGCTCCCGGCGCCACCATCACGAGCTTCGGCGAGGCCATCTGGTGGGCGATCGTGACCATCGCGACCGTCGGGTACGGCGATACCTACCCGATCACGATTCCCGGGCGGATCTACGCCGTGCTGCTCATGGCCGGCGGCATCGCGATCGTCGGCACCGCCTCGGCGACGATCATCTCGCTCATCAACGAGCGCATCGGCTCGGCGCGACGCGGTCATGATGAGGGCCCGCCCGCCGACGGCACGGTGTGA
- a CDS encoding SDR family NAD(P)-dependent oxidoreductase: MSELRVVVTGASSGIGEATVRAFRAAGWSVVGVARREERLRALAAETGASVVVADLTKQADIDRLRDHLEATGPVHALVNNAGGAKGLDSVEASDIDDWAWMFEVNVLALKRVTSALLPLLRRGAVDRGVADIVNVTSIAGHTAYVGGGGYNAAKFAAHALTEVLRLELNGEPLRVIEVAPGLVKTDEFALVRFGGDRARADAVYDDVPEPLVADDIAGVIADAVLKPRHVDLDLIVVKPVAQAAPYRLAKGTLSVREGGE, from the coding sequence ATGAGCGAGTTGCGTGTGGTCGTGACAGGAGCGAGTTCCGGCATCGGCGAGGCGACGGTACGAGCATTCCGCGCGGCCGGATGGAGCGTCGTCGGTGTCGCCCGCCGCGAGGAGCGGCTTCGGGCGCTCGCCGCGGAGACCGGGGCATCCGTCGTCGTCGCCGACCTCACGAAGCAGGCCGACATCGATCGGCTCCGCGACCACCTCGAGGCGACCGGCCCCGTGCACGCGCTCGTGAACAACGCCGGCGGCGCGAAGGGGCTCGACTCGGTCGAGGCGTCCGACATCGACGACTGGGCATGGATGTTCGAGGTCAACGTGCTCGCCCTCAAGCGCGTGACGAGCGCGCTGCTGCCGCTCCTGCGCCGCGGCGCGGTCGATCGCGGCGTCGCCGACATCGTGAACGTCACGTCGATCGCGGGGCACACCGCCTATGTCGGCGGCGGCGGATACAACGCCGCCAAGTTCGCCGCGCACGCGCTCACCGAGGTGTTGCGGCTCGAGCTCAACGGCGAACCGCTGCGGGTCATCGAGGTCGCGCCGGGCCTCGTGAAGACCGACGAGTTCGCGCTCGTGCGCTTCGGCGGCGACCGAGCGAGGGCCGACGCCGTCTACGATGACGTGCCCGAACCGCTCGTCGCCGACGACATCGCGGGGGTCATCGCCGACGCCGTGTTGAAGCCGCGGCACGTCGACCTCGACCTGATCGTCGTGAAGCCCGTCGCGCAGGCCGCCCCGTACCGACTCGCCAAGGGCACGCTCTCGGTGCGCGAAGGCGGGGAATGA
- a CDS encoding acyltransferase family protein — MWDNARWIAITLVVVGHGILPLIGEDNVAYSVYLFIYSFHVAVFVTVSGYFAKSGPPNARALRQILTDIVFPFFIFETIWTIIRWVLGAEFALDFTTASWTLWFLIALAVWRIVLPYLVLLRYPLLISIAISIGAGYTETIDSTLALTRTLGMLPFFVFGWKLRQLQLTGRWLELGTAATWRWRAGAIVLFCAALVIMPAAIETWRDLKLRRFMLYDESYQAIGYDEPWSGVIRLGLMLIAMALTVAFLVVMPRGAHWFTPFGTATMYIYLLHTFVLFPFRESGLLAGYQPFWVLPAMIVFCIAISIVLSLKSVRRVFRPLVQPRARWLFRPEPSTATGTLVLPPDGELK, encoded by the coding sequence ATGTGGGACAACGCCCGGTGGATCGCGATCACCCTCGTCGTCGTCGGCCACGGCATCCTCCCGCTCATCGGCGAAGACAACGTGGCCTACAGCGTCTACCTGTTCATCTACTCGTTCCACGTGGCCGTCTTCGTGACGGTCAGCGGGTACTTCGCGAAGTCCGGTCCGCCCAACGCCCGTGCGCTCCGGCAGATCCTCACCGACATCGTCTTCCCCTTCTTCATCTTCGAGACGATCTGGACGATCATCCGCTGGGTGCTCGGTGCCGAGTTCGCACTCGACTTCACGACGGCATCGTGGACCCTCTGGTTCCTCATCGCCCTCGCGGTCTGGCGCATCGTGCTGCCCTACCTCGTGCTCCTGCGCTACCCGCTGCTCATCTCGATCGCGATCTCGATCGGCGCCGGTTACACCGAGACGATCGACTCGACGCTCGCCCTGACGCGCACGCTCGGCATGCTCCCGTTCTTCGTGTTCGGGTGGAAGCTGCGGCAGTTGCAGTTGACCGGCCGCTGGCTCGAGCTCGGCACGGCGGCGACCTGGCGCTGGCGAGCCGGCGCGATCGTGCTGTTCTGCGCGGCGCTCGTGATCATGCCCGCCGCGATCGAGACCTGGCGCGATCTGAAGCTCCGCCGCTTCATGCTCTACGACGAGTCGTATCAGGCGATCGGCTACGACGAGCCGTGGTCGGGTGTCATCCGGCTGGGGCTCATGCTCATCGCGATGGCCCTCACCGTCGCCTTCCTCGTCGTCATGCCGCGCGGCGCCCACTGGTTCACACCGTTCGGCACCGCGACGATGTACATCTACCTGCTGCACACCTTCGTGCTCTTCCCGTTCCGCGAGAGCGGTCTGCTCGCCGGCTACCAGCCGTTCTGGGTGCTTCCCGCGATGATCGTCTTCTGCATCGCGATCTCGATCGTGCTCTCGCTGAAGTCCGTACGACGGGTGTTCCGGCCCCTCGTCCAGCCCCGGGCGCGGTGGCTGTTCCGGCCCGAACCGTCGACGGCGACCGGCACGCTCGTGCTGCCGCCCGACGGCGAACTGAAGTAG
- a CDS encoding bifunctional o-acetylhomoserine/o-acetylserine sulfhydrylase produces MTETADWRFETKQVHSGAAPDPVTNARATPIYQTTSYVFNSSEHAQNLFALAEFGNIYTRIQNPTQAVVEERVAALEGGTGALLVASGQSASTFAVLNIAQAGDHIVSSSSIYGGTYNLFKYTLAKLGIEATFVENQDDAEEWRRAVRPNTKLFFAETIGNPKINVLDIGLVSGLAHDAGVPLIVDNTIATPYLIRPFEHGADIVLHSATKFLGGHGTTIGGVIVDGGTFEWSKNVEKFPGLTEPDPSYHGASYTAAVGDGLAYIIKARVQLLRDLGAAIAPNSAWLLLQGIETLSLRIERHVANAQEIAEWLDNHPDVASVNYSGLPSSPWYAAANTYAPNGVGAVLSFELKGGVDAGRALVDNLSLFSHLANIGDVRSLVIHPASTTHSQLTPEQQLTSGVTPGLVRLSVGIESVDDLKADLEAGFAAARVATEAARV; encoded by the coding sequence ATGACCGAGACCGCCGACTGGCGCTTCGAGACCAAGCAGGTGCACTCGGGGGCCGCCCCCGACCCGGTGACCAACGCCCGCGCCACGCCGATCTACCAGACCACGTCGTATGTGTTCAACAGCTCCGAACACGCGCAGAACCTGTTCGCGCTCGCGGAGTTCGGCAACATCTACACCCGCATCCAGAACCCGACGCAGGCCGTCGTCGAAGAGCGGGTCGCCGCGCTCGAGGGCGGCACCGGTGCGCTGCTCGTGGCCTCCGGCCAGTCCGCGTCGACCTTCGCGGTGCTGAACATCGCACAGGCCGGCGATCACATCGTCTCGTCGTCATCGATCTACGGCGGCACGTACAACCTCTTCAAGTACACGCTCGCCAAGCTCGGCATCGAGGCGACCTTCGTCGAGAATCAGGACGACGCCGAGGAATGGCGTCGAGCCGTGCGCCCGAACACGAAGCTCTTCTTCGCCGAGACGATCGGCAACCCGAAGATCAACGTGCTCGACATCGGCCTCGTCTCGGGCCTCGCCCACGACGCGGGCGTGCCGCTCATCGTCGACAACACGATCGCGACCCCGTACCTGATCCGGCCGTTCGAGCACGGCGCCGACATCGTGCTGCACTCGGCGACGAAGTTCCTCGGCGGGCACGGCACGACCATCGGCGGCGTCATCGTCGACGGCGGCACGTTCGAGTGGTCGAAGAACGTCGAGAAGTTCCCGGGCCTGACCGAGCCCGACCCGTCGTACCACGGCGCGAGCTACACGGCCGCGGTCGGCGACGGCCTCGCCTACATCATCAAGGCACGTGTGCAACTGCTGCGCGACCTCGGCGCGGCGATCGCACCGAACAGCGCCTGGCTGCTGCTGCAGGGCATCGAGACGCTGTCGCTCCGCATCGAGCGACACGTGGCGAACGCCCAGGAGATCGCGGAGTGGCTCGACAACCACCCCGACGTCGCGAGCGTCAACTACTCGGGCCTCCCGTCGAGCCCGTGGTACGCGGCGGCCAACACCTACGCGCCCAATGGCGTCGGCGCCGTGCTCTCCTTCGAGCTGAAGGGCGGCGTCGACGCCGGCCGTGCGCTCGTCGACAACCTCTCGCTGTTCAGCCACCTCGCCAACATCGGCGACGTGCGCTCGCTCGTCATCCACCCGGCCTCGACGACCCATTCGCAACTGACCCCTGAGCAGCAACTCACGAGCGGCGTCACGCCTGGCCTCGTGCGCCTGTCGGTCGGCATCGAGAGCGTCGACGACCTGAAGGCCGACCTCGAGGCGGGCTTCGCCGCCGCACGTGTCGCCACCGAGGCCGCGCGCGTCTGA
- the metX gene encoding homoserine O-acetyltransferase MetX, with the protein MDWQTTADAVPASIVTEARVASLAGRAPATGAWRDGDAVGDRRFADIGEVPLESGRVLPAARIAYEQWGTLSPARDNAILVLHALTGDSHVTGPAGRAHPSSGWWPGIVGPGLAIDTDRWFVVAPNVLGGCQGSTGPASLAPDRAEWGIRFPFLTIRDQVRAQIAFARELGIERFAAVVGGSMGAMHVLEWAIMAPGAVERIAVLAAPATTSADQIALNSVQIEAIRTDPAFRGGEYYDAPDGDGPTRGLALARRMAMLNYRTADELNQRFARSWQSDLDPLGGDGRFAVESYLDFHGNKFTRRFDANSYIVLTQAMNSHDIGRGRGGTAAALALVEARSLVLGIDSDRYFPLGGQEMIAAGLRGSVHGSSPVVVSSEYGHDAFLIEDEAIAAAIGELLTA; encoded by the coding sequence ATGGACTGGCAGACGACGGCCGACGCGGTGCCCGCGAGCATCGTCACCGAGGCGCGCGTCGCGTCGCTGGCCGGCCGCGCCCCCGCGACGGGCGCCTGGCGCGACGGCGATGCGGTCGGCGACCGCCGATTCGCAGACATCGGCGAGGTGCCCCTCGAATCGGGCCGGGTGCTTCCCGCCGCACGCATCGCCTACGAGCAGTGGGGCACGCTCTCCCCCGCGCGCGACAACGCGATCCTCGTGCTGCACGCACTCACCGGCGACAGCCACGTGACCGGTCCGGCGGGCAGGGCCCATCCGAGCTCGGGCTGGTGGCCAGGCATCGTCGGCCCCGGACTCGCGATCGACACCGATCGTTGGTTCGTCGTCGCCCCGAACGTGCTCGGCGGGTGCCAGGGCTCCACCGGGCCCGCTTCGCTCGCGCCAGACCGTGCGGAGTGGGGCATCCGGTTCCCCTTCCTCACCATCCGCGATCAGGTGCGCGCGCAGATCGCCTTCGCGCGCGAACTCGGCATCGAGCGCTTCGCCGCGGTCGTCGGCGGCTCGATGGGTGCCATGCACGTGCTCGAGTGGGCGATCATGGCCCCCGGCGCGGTGGAGCGCATCGCAGTGCTCGCAGCCCCTGCGACGACATCCGCAGATCAGATCGCCCTGAACTCGGTGCAGATCGAGGCGATCCGCACCGACCCGGCATTCCGCGGCGGCGAATACTACGACGCGCCCGACGGCGACGGTCCGACGCGCGGTCTCGCCCTCGCGCGGCGCATGGCGATGCTGAACTATCGCACTGCCGACGAGCTCAACCAGCGATTCGCCCGCAGTTGGCAATCCGACCTCGACCCGCTCGGCGGCGATGGTCGTTTCGCCGTCGAGTCCTATCTCGACTTCCACGGCAACAAGTTCACGCGCCGCTTCGACGCGAACAGCTACATCGTGCTCACGCAGGCGATGAACTCGCACGACATCGGCCGGGGTCGCGGCGGCACCGCGGCGGCGCTCGCGCTCGTCGAGGCTCGCAGCCTCGTGCTCGGCATCGACAGCGATCGCTACTTCCCGCTCGGCGGGCAGGAGATGATCGCGGCCGGTCTTCGCGGCAGCGTGCACGGCTCCTCCCCCGTCGTCGTCTCCTCCGAGTACGGCCACGACGCCTTCCTCATCGAAGACGAGGCGATCGCCGCCGCGATCGGCGAACTGCTCACCGCATGA
- a CDS encoding sensor histidine kinase, with the protein MKRIQKERDRLLRKLTRVSGLSGAIGAFVCLLVPGASTGVELALAAVLSAGAGVCIMLHTARGALLPALGAVACAIALVSVLGAAPVLDPVAVAAMAVTAAMTASSVAITLIVRADGPYLVLALAAATLIAVGVVAATGHSMEAVAVGTLMGWAANASIGIWLDRSIATASERIGEVGRAHEAERLASELESQQRQDARVLHDTVLATLSLLAHSGVGVGASALRQQAGDDARLLRQLRLGAPLDRGSTTVFSPESDDESLSMTFESVRQRFARMGLDVNWHGTGRLALPRDTLDALLGAVGECLENVRRHAGVTEADVTVSDDDRTVRAMVTDAGTGFEPGTVDGARLGYAESVVGRLQMVGGRARIFSSPGSGTTVMLEVPKP; encoded by the coding sequence ATGAAGCGCATCCAGAAGGAACGCGACCGGTTGCTCCGGAAGCTCACGAGGGTCTCAGGGCTCAGCGGCGCGATCGGCGCATTCGTCTGCCTCCTCGTGCCCGGTGCCTCGACGGGCGTCGAACTCGCACTCGCCGCAGTGCTGAGCGCGGGTGCCGGCGTCTGCATCATGCTGCACACGGCGCGGGGTGCACTCCTGCCGGCTCTGGGTGCCGTCGCATGCGCGATCGCCCTCGTGAGCGTGCTGGGCGCGGCTCCGGTGCTCGACCCGGTCGCTGTGGCCGCGATGGCCGTCACCGCGGCGATGACGGCATCTTCGGTCGCGATCACGCTCATCGTGCGGGCCGACGGACCGTACCTCGTGCTCGCCCTGGCCGCGGCGACGCTCATCGCCGTGGGAGTCGTCGCGGCGACCGGGCACTCGATGGAGGCCGTGGCCGTCGGCACGCTCATGGGCTGGGCGGCGAATGCCTCGATCGGCATCTGGCTCGACCGATCGATCGCGACGGCTTCCGAGCGCATCGGCGAGGTCGGCCGCGCGCACGAGGCGGAGCGATTGGCGAGCGAACTCGAATCGCAGCAACGTCAGGACGCACGAGTACTGCACGACACCGTGCTCGCCACGCTCAGTCTTCTCGCACACTCGGGCGTCGGCGTCGGCGCCAGCGCGCTTCGCCAGCAGGCGGGCGACGATGCGCGCCTCCTCAGGCAGCTCCGGTTGGGCGCGCCGCTCGACCGCGGGTCGACCACCGTGTTCTCTCCCGAGTCCGATGACGAAAGCCTGAGCATGACCTTCGAGTCGGTGCGTCAGCGGTTCGCGCGCATGGGCCTCGACGTGAACTGGCATGGCACCGGCCGGCTCGCGCTCCCGCGCGACACCCTCGACGCGCTCCTCGGCGCCGTCGGCGAATGCCTCGAGAACGTGCGCCGGCATGCCGGCGTCACCGAGGCCGACGTCACCGTGAGCGACGACGACCGAACGGTACGCGCGATGGTCACCGACGCCGGCACGGGCTTCGAACCCGGCACCGTCGACGGCGCCCGCCTCGGATATGCGGAGTCGGTCGTCGGCCGGCTGCAGATGGTCGGCGGCCGCGCCAGGATCTTCTCCTCGCCCGGCTCGGGCACGACCGTGATGCTCGAGGTGCCGAAACCGTGA